Genomic window (Vigna radiata var. radiata cultivar VC1973A chromosome 1, Vradiata_ver6, whole genome shotgun sequence):
TCTTAATTCTCCAAATGTTTCAACAATTTCTTCACTGATAGAAACCTTCGCAGAGAAACCAAATGTGAAAGAAGACAGCCCTTTTAGGAGGTAAATCAGGAAAACTTACATAGGATTCTTCTCTttagattttgtgttttttgagAATTGAAACATATAACAAAGGTTTTAACTGTACCAAAATAAGGTTGGAAGTTATAAACAAATGTTTCTCAAAAGAAACCGTGGAGGAAATACTTGAATCATTGGTAAGTATATCTCTGCATCAGTTGATCATTTCTCCTTTACAACGTTGAAGGGTTCGTATATAATAAGATTTTGAAGCATATGACCATGTTTTATAGGAAGAACATGAATCAGAAAATGGAGCTGAAAAATGGATTACGAATGCGTTAAGCTTCATGCGCTCATCTTGTCCTACTAGCCTCAAGATATTTCTCAAATCTGTAAGTGCAACAGGGATATAAGTcaacttattttaattgttgatcgtaatttgtcttttttatttactaagGAAACGACATGGTAAAATTCCATGatgcatttaaatattaatcaatattaCAATTTCTAGTATCTTTTGTAAGAACTTCCTGAAATTTCACTTTGGTTGTTTTCACAAGATTTTACAATCAAATTTTTGTcacattaacatattttttatacaaattttgtaatattaatgaGAATGATTTTGGTGACTGTTAGATTAAGATAGGGCGGGTAGAAAAGATTGACCAATGTCTTTATCGAGACTATATCATTGCCTGCCATTTCTTGAGAGGAACTCTTGGCAATCATTTCTATGAGGTAAATATTTctgtataaaaaaatgatttcaacttTTTAGTTTATGATTTTAAAGTGATTAATGAAACCATTTgataaacaaatgaatatgatGTTTTTGTTGATTGAATGATAAGTCTAAATTTGAATAACTGATATTTGATCACTTTTTAAGTGTCACCTCtcaaataaatttgttaatatatttcatcAATAAGAAGTTATAACTATTTTGACAGtacattgattttctttttcttttttttttctctcgaaGTTATAGGATACAGagattagttttatttatgttgtaaCAATTGTTGTCTTGAATTTACTGAAAAGGGTTCGAGAGCAAAGCTATTCGATAAAGACAACAAGCCCAAGGTAAGAAATAATATCTAATGTTCCATTTCTATTGATATACTTTGAATATTTCTCTTAAACATATATTGTTTTATAGTGGGAGCCTTCGAAACTAGAGCTTGTTGATGAAGAAACGGTGAACGAATTCTTTAGAAGCATCGATGATGAGGAGTGGGAATATCTTGAACTTCCTGATAGATCCAATTTCGAAATTATGAGCAAATTATAGATTGAAGCTACAAAAAGTTTATGAATAAATTGTAGTTTTCTCTATTTACAAATGTCTAGGTTTTTCTATGTTGCATTTTCTCCTTTGTCTTATAGTATCATTTTGAGAGAGTACATGAATAAAagaattgatatttttatcGTTTATTTCTTAAGAAAAGAAGTGCTCTTCTTTTTtagtattgttaaaaaatttaagagattaattttcttcttacaAGTTATATAACCTTAAACTGTAAGAAAACATGAACAAGGAAAGAAAATGGATAAccaaataagaaaacaaagataTTACTGTTGATAATGTTTTCACTTCAAGAAGAAGCTCAATGCGgattgtttcttatttttttaatataatgttcCTTTAAATATATGGGGTGATTGTGTCAAAACTTCTGTTTTTATAATGAATAGAACCCTTAGTCCTATATTGCATCACAAATCTTTATATGAAATCTTATATGATAAGATTCTTTATTATTCCTCTAAAAcctcatatttttattactaatttttatttatttattattttgctaattttatttatttaataaaattttcgtaaattcatatattttatatttattattctgtttatttaatttatttaatttatttaatgagttgttttattcaatttatcCAGCAACTTTTGACGTAAAATTTAGCTTCtctactaattttattttatgttttttttgtcatatcttcaaaatataatttttttaatatataaaaataaaggaattttgaaaaccGAGAAAAGAGAGAATCCAAAAGTCccaaaaaactcattttatattatataagcaATAACTTTAGCTGTACTTCAAAACTGAGAAAGTGAGATATGGGTTAAGCAACTTTACCACAATTGGACCactaaaatattctaaaaagcATTAAGTTCAATAATTGAATGGTGAAGTGAAATTGAACTAATCACatgttaaattaataaaatgaatctATAATAGGATGAATCATTTTGACCAAACTGAACAACACTCATCATCtttctttgtttgttgttaAAAACACAACTACCATAATAATGGCACCAAACCTCAGCCACTGCCTTAACCACAACCACCGTAATAACACCACACGTTTCCCCATTGATGAAAATTCCAATTGATGAATGCAAGTATTGGCAAGCGGAATGAAAATGTATGTTATTgtgaattaatttaagaaaagtgaaaaaatgaGTCTAATAGTAATTAGAGCgagtttaaaaagaaattgcCCTCTTCTGTTTCTTTCTACTTTTCGGTTTGGATCCATATTGGGCCTCAAACTCGTGTGTACTGTCTTGCAGCCAATATTTCTTGCAGtcctatattttctttttgctccccaatattttatgaaataccTTTCATaacattatgaaaataaaaaaagttagagTGTATTTGGTTTGTTGGATTGTGTTGTGAAGGTTGTGCTGTTCTTTTTGCCTATGGAATATAGAGAAATGGAGATGGGGTTGAGGAGAATAAAGAGAAGAAAGTATAATTTaggtttttattaattttttcattaagaatATAAGGATTATTTCGTCATgccaaaggaggtgcaggtcgAAAACATGGGGTGCAGGAAGCATTTTTCTCCTTGTTGGTGATATTTAATGGGCGGAGCCAGCTTTTATTCGCACCTTCAGTTCAGGAGCTCAACAATATTTGCGGAAATGTGTACGAATTGttgcaaatataataatttcaacgaactaattaaaaaaatttaagtactTTAGATAACCCCGTTCTAactacaattataaaaaaattaatgatctTTGTTTGATAATTCAAAGATTATGTTTAAACTCGCGCCTTATTAAGTTGTTTCTGTGTTTGAATTTAATTGATTTGActtaatgttttgaaataatCCACAATAAATTTGGTCAGAATGTTTTGTGAGATAAACCAGTATTTCTTTTATCACTAATTCATTTATACTGATTGTTTCTATGAAAATgcgttttaattaatttattctggtatatttatcttttgttgaTTGATTTCTCTGATTATTAGTTCCCATACACTTTAATTAATCATACATATATAAACTATGAAATCAAAGACTATTCTTAACTCAATTATCCGGATATATGTATTGATATCAAATTTTAGGAGGTTTTAGCACTGGTGATGAATACATTCCATCCACAAGATTAATCCTATACAAGCCACTTAGAACTTCAAACCAAAATCTCTTGTTACTTTCATTACATAATTCATTCTACTTTATATGAGTCAAAATGATTATTAGAATGTCAAGATGACCTCTAACCTTGAACTCCCACATCAATGCATATATACACTACACAATCAATGGAACTTTTTCTTGGAATTTCATCCAGTACATCAAGTCCCAATGTAAATTTTCAATCATGAAATCCAATATTTCTATTAAAGtataaaacacatttgaaaTTGCCTAATAAGcttcaatttcaagaaaaacaaagtctttCAGTTAGTGTTGTAATACTATTTAAAGATGACAAACTTTCCTCATATGACTTTCGATTGCTTGATGACTTGAGCATGCCCCTTACCTTCCCAACTAGAAGATCCTTTTGAAGAGAGATTGatgacaaatattttattacctTGAACGAAAAAAATTGGATGCGAAACAATGTAGAGATGAGCGCTAGAgtaaaaatggtgaaaatgataGGACCACATGAcccttatttatataaattcttGAGGACATGTAATACTCTCAAAACGGTCATATTTGACACCATTCAACGGGAAATGGAAGGCGATGCTTCACATTCGGCATCAGAGTTGACAACACGCTTAACAAGGTGGCATGATCTTTCATAGCCAACAATAATATCTCTTTCCAACAATCATATTTTTGAAGACGAGCTGAATGAATATTGCAATTAATGAGGCATCGGATTAATAGAGTAACATAATCTTCCATTACCAACGGTAttgataaacctttttcactttGGGGGCTTGTATATTGTATATGAACCAACCAATACATACTGACTAAACTACACCAAATCAATCGTCAATGCTGGGAGGAAATTGATGAGTGCCAATCAAATTCGGCTAACCATCTAGTTAAGCTACATAACTCAATAATCATGTTTAATAGAATTAGACTGTGATTAGACCGATTATAATTAGAAGTGTATaaagaaatctataaatatagctcAAAGTTATGGATTTGGAGACTTTTATAATACATtgttaaaacattaattattaaattgattaaatattaaattgacaAGCATCAAAGAATCTGATCAgttaaaatatctaaacataaggGAAAAAactgaataataaaaaaaatgactgaAGACTCAATCCCATACAcctaaattattttcataaactcTACTCTAATTATCAGTAAAAAGAGTGGTGTTGccagataaataatatttatgtttgatgGATTCCAACTTTTCCTACCCTACCCAGACTCCCGTCATCTTCTATATCagtcacttttctttcattatcatACATTTATTGTTGTCACTTTTCACGtcctctatctttttttttttcttctcgtTTTAGTCTCTTTTTATGGTTCTGTTGCTCTCAAACCACAGTATTATATTTCACCTTCATATGCATCTGGTTAAGCTGCcaacaaaagatatataaatacttttcatGGGAAATGTTGTTACATTAttagataatatatctaactgtttattacagaaaaaaaatagttgtagTAACAGTAAAAAGGAGGAAAAATTacatacaaaatatattcaatattttccATGGGGAAATTATTCTTACATATGACAGAGAGTTGCACAGCAACAAGAAAAGCAGGGAAAACTGCGTAGACGAATGATAAAGGTTCAAACTTAGGATTGTGAAAACAAACCAAAGCTTGGATTAATAGTTGTAAATCCCCCATCAACTGCAAGATTATGTCCACTGACGTACTTAGACTCATCACTTGCCAAATAGAGTGCAGCTTGTGCTACATCTTCTTCTGTCAAGGTAACCCCTTTAAGATTTGAATAAACTTTTGAGAACCCTTCATCATCAAGTTTGAAGAACTCTTTTGAAATCACATTATTAATGCAATAACATGACAGGGAATTCACTCTGATGCCAAATTGTCCAAGTTCAGCTGCTGTATTCTTTGCCAGTCCCACAATGGCATGTTTAGAACTTGTATATGCGTGAGTTGCAACACCTCCAACGCTTGAACTCACACTTCCTATTGTTATAATGCTACCTTTTTTGGCTGGAATCATCACTCTAGCTGCATGCTTTGTTCCCAAGAAGGGACCCACCAGATTGACCCTAACAACACGTTCAAAGTCAGTGACATCGTTGTCAACAATGCTGGGTTTACCCTCATCTACTATTGCAGCATTGTTCACCATTATGTCTAGCTTTCCATGCTTGGATATAGCTTCGTTAACGGCATTTTCAACATCGATTTCTTTGGACACATCACAGTGTACATAGGTTGCATATTCAGTTCCAATCTCACGTTGTACTGCTTCACCTTGTTGGTCAAGAATGTCTGCAAGCACCACTTTTGCCCCATGTTTGCAGAAGAGCTTTGCCATGCACGCACCAATGCCCCTTGCCCCACCAGTAATCAACGCCACCTTTCCTTCTAGTCTGTGAAAATGAAGTTTGAATCAAAAAACCATCAAGGGTTGGAGAAGATACAGAATAAaacaatttacaaaattaagaaaatatatgatatttgttCCTAATTCATGAGCATACCTTCTTGCGGGAAGGGGCAATAGTTGAATGCATGCCATATTAACGAGATCACTGTGAAACAATTTCTATGCAGATATCTAAGAATGCGTTGAAATCGTATAAGCAGAACTCCTTAAATAATCATGGCGAAAAGGGTGCACTGCATTCTGTCAACTCTCATGTATTAATCgtaataaattaagttaataaGCGTGTATGCCGcaattaattaatgttgtaTTAAGTTGAAACTGAATTTCACATTTATTAATACAATTTGGCCAATATGATTAACGTGGCTTCGTTGGGTTCTATTCTATTGAATGTGATGGCCTGTGTTCACATGGACCGACCAATGAacatatattaaacaatattttgacCGGTTCAGAGTTGTTCATGTTAGGTAAAGGTTTTCAAacgtttttctaaatttaatgaaagagaaagcaaaaataatttttcatttgttcggttgcaaaaaaataaataaaagttaagtgtgagaaaagaaaaataaggaagATGAATTCATATTAAGAGAAACGAGAGAagagtaattttgaaaaatactaGTTTCTTAATACACAACAAGaagaaattatctttttttttctcactaatTTCTTTTGGCAAAACAATCTAAAAGCTAAAGCATGTGCAAATTTTTGTCAAcgttatatatatttacaagtttattttctttaagattaTCAGATTAGTGTAAAATTGTAAGAGTTGAATTGTCTCCTATAATTATCTTgagtagaaaatttattttatgaacagatgataaaaaattgtttcatgAATAGATTGTTGgctttttattgaattattattatatctttttcatGTCTTGTAAACCGCGGTTGGAGTATCcaaatactttattatatttataaaatattgtctTATACCATGTCTACCTtacatttattgttttgaagAATTTAGGACCCGAATCTATAAATGTTGTCTTAAGGACTAACGCACAATATTGGTCTAATACTATTCTATCCAAAACATTTACTATCTAGTTATGGATCCAACCATTCTTGTGACACTACATTCTGTCCAACCTACTTTTGGCTTAACTCTTTGCACcatgtatattttgtaaagaagtgaactttaagcttaactcaacttcacaaaatcAACTTGTGAGGAGAGCTTtgcatccatttatatattataaaattgaccttatctctagtcgatatgtgacttccaacacaccccttcacgtcgaggtatagacatcaTCTCGAGTgcgagactagatattaatagGTGGTCCGATAACGAGTGGagcaatatgcccaacaaacaaacaaaaaatcactatgatagactctaaccatagctttgataccatgttaagaagtggactttaagcctaattcaaccccacaaaactgacttgtgaagtgaggtttgcatccacttatatattataaaatggctttatctctaatcgatgttaGACTTTTAACCTATTTTACCATTGATATATTTATCTTCTACGTTTTTAATGAACTCATAAAACCCTTGGactctataatttttttttgtgtgtgaatTTAATCCTCATTTCATTCATACTTTTAAGTCAATCCAAAGGTCTAATTTAAAGATGATAAATTTTCtcactatttatttttatttatttttgtgcatatatttttataagtaaatcaattttttttcttaacttttatcttgttttatctttaagtttaatgtgttttgtgtcattttatattttagttgttttatgcttgttttactttttaatatctttgtttaattgtgtaaaataaataaatataagggAGTAAGtggaagaaaacaaataaaaaactaaatgttTTGGGcaagaaaaaatcatttttgaaaCAAATACCTACATCGAGTGCTATTGGGATCATGTCTAGTGTTTCAATTACAAAGTGTTTACAAATTGTTTAGGACTGAACACCACATTTGTGGGGCTAAGTGTCACCAACCCTTGCACAAGTAGTGCTGAGTGGTGGGAAAGTGTCGCTAAGTGCTAATTAATGCGAAAGAACTTGCACTGAATGGAGGAAACTAGCACAAAGTGCTAGTTTAACAGAGGCCATTAATTTGCATTTCTAATGATAATGCCCATTGTTGATGAGATGGTATCGGGAGACTGTTGGTTGCAAAACCAAAGACAAGTGTATCGGTCGCAACGTAACAAGTAATTAtcgttgttgtttggttgaacttgtttgttgttgttgtttggttgaacttgtttgttgttgttgtttgattgaacttgtttgttgttgatactacactacacgttcatagttcatgctttataaaataccaaaaactgaaatttgttgtttttatgtttttcaggtcttgtagagttgtaaaaaaagatcaaaattaattaaaaaaaataaaaaaaaaattgattaaccttgtatattgacaaaatttgacgttaagTTAACATCATATATTGACGTTAAGTTAACGTCGTATATGgaaaaattcgacgttaatttaaggtcgaattttttaaaattcgatgtaaatttaacgtctcctgatATAATATCATTCGCAAATTCACTGTTAAAAGTCCAAATATTCGACGTTGTAcgcaatttttatattagtgtGAGTTTTTAAGTCCTTCAATTATAAATAGTGGTTTTTTATGTCTATGATCTATTTCTTGTTATTTGATTATACTTGTTATTGTTTCTGTACAACTAAATAAGGTTCATGCACTTGAGTTCATTGAACAACATTAACGTGTACTCATATGAACATCCATATTATCCGAGGAGATGTTCCCTTCAAATACATCCTCgcttataataaaatgattagtagttagatttttaaaatctaattgcAATCCAATATTTAATCTCATACgagatgttttttttaatgtgttcaCATTACTCCTCGACCACCCTTAAATTAAGCAGTTTTGATGATATTTGTAcgtgtttattttaaatattcattctcAACCATTCTTGTAAACTAATATACTAAGACTAGTTGTAACTGATGTAACgcttaatgataataatttgttaaagaGCCCATCTGTATACGAAGTCAACAATTTGTAAATTATGATAGTTTGACTATTTGTAATTAATGTAACACTAAACCATcgtacttattaaaaaaaaattatttatattaatactCAACAATTCTTGTAAACTATGATGATTGatgtaatattttgttaaaag
Coding sequences:
- the LOC106757153 gene encoding probable 3-hydroxyisobutyryl-CoA hydrolase 3, whose product is MNLGHWTYAARYYKKLLTLDHLIATYKKPTVSLINGIVMGGGAGLSVPTRFRVVTEKAVFAMPEASIGFFPDVGANYFLSRLPGFFGEYLGLSGARLDGAEIAACGLATHFVPSTKLKSLENALQVLNSPNVSTISSLIETFAEKPNVKEDSPFRRLEVINKCFSKETVEEILESLEEHESENGAEKWITNALSFMRSSCPTSLKIFLKSGSRAKLFDKDNKPKWEPSKLELVDEETVNEFFRSIDDEEWEYLELPDRSNFEIMSKL
- the LOC106768059 gene encoding secoisolariciresinol dehydrogenase; translation: MACIQLLPLPARRLEGKVALITGGARGIGACMAKLFCKHGAKVVLADILDQQGEAVQREIGTEYATYVHCDVSKEIDVENAVNEAISKHGKLDIMVNNAAIVDEGKPSIVDNDVTDFERVVRVNLVGPFLGTKHAARVMIPAKKGSIITIGSVSSSVGGVATHAYTSSKHAIVGLAKNTAAELGQFGIRVNSLSCYCINNVISKEFFKLDDEGFSKVYSNLKGVTLTEEDVAQAALYLASDESKYVSGHNLAVDGGFTTINPSFGLFSQS